A single genomic interval of Streptomyces graminofaciens harbors:
- a CDS encoding glycoside hydrolase family 2 TIM barrel-domain containing protein: MSFRTTSTSVDYVEDVSPGSGALPPRAWYASSDARSLSLNGSWRFRLSPTVDAEDDSFAEPGFDADGWAEVAVPGHWVLQGDGAFGAPIYTNHLYPFPVDPPRVPTENPTGDHLRFFDLPEGWPALSEGGAVLRFDGVESCARVWLNGTDIGEFKGSRLPHEFAVGHLLKPSGNVLAVRVHQWSAGSYLEDQDQWWLPGIFRDVTLLHRPAGSVLDFFVHASYDHVGGLGTLRVDSDVDGRVTVPALDIDVATGEPVTVAVEPWTAETPRLYDGELVTEGERVPLRIGFRTVVLEDGLIKVNGRAILFKGVNRHEWHPERGRALDLETMREDVLLMKRHNLNAVRTSHYPPHPAFLDLCDEYGLWVIDECDLETHGFTEQNWRDNPVDDERWTPALLDRAARMVERDKNHPSVVMWSLGNECGTGRGLTAMAEWIHGRDGSRLVHYEGDWDCRDTDVYSRMYADHAETERIGQGLDGGTQKRRGLPFIQCEYGHAMGNGPGGLADYQRLFEAHDRIQGGFIWEWIDHGVTHAELGFAYGGDFGEELHDGNFVCDGLVFPDRRPSPGLVEFKKVIEPVRIEGDGVAGTVRVRNAHDFADLSSLAFEWSYQVDGETVESGPLAVPALAAGESAEVKLPQPPAGGSGGEAQWTVRALLAEDTGWGRKGHQVAWAQLPVLERPLPSVAPSDRPTASEKLITLGPASFDVRTGALKTIGGVDVTGLRLDVWRAPTDNDAGAAWQPDLRYGLLWRKYGLHRMRHRLDAVEAGEDALTVRTRVAPAAWEIGLNTVYRWTSDGTRLKLTVSVTPDGDWTVPLPRLGIRFGLSSADAVQWYGGGPGEGYPDTKSASMLGRWHASVDELQTPYVRPQENGARPDVRWAELGGLRIDGDPEFWFTARRWTSEQLDAAEHLTDLEAGDTVWVNLDHGQMGIGSQSCGPGALPQYHLLARPAEFSFVFSATR, translated from the coding sequence ATGTCTTTCCGCACCACCTCCACCTCAGTCGACTACGTCGAGGACGTGTCGCCGGGCAGCGGGGCTCTCCCGCCCCGCGCCTGGTACGCGTCCTCCGACGCCCGGTCCCTCTCACTGAACGGCAGTTGGCGGTTCCGGCTGTCGCCGACCGTGGACGCCGAGGACGACTCGTTCGCCGAGCCCGGCTTCGACGCGGACGGCTGGGCCGAGGTGGCCGTCCCGGGCCACTGGGTGCTGCAGGGCGACGGGGCCTTCGGGGCGCCGATCTACACCAACCACCTGTACCCCTTCCCGGTGGATCCGCCGAGGGTGCCGACGGAGAACCCGACCGGCGACCACCTGCGGTTCTTCGACCTCCCGGAGGGGTGGCCCGCTCTCTCCGAGGGCGGGGCGGTGCTGCGTTTCGACGGTGTGGAGTCCTGCGCCCGGGTGTGGTTGAACGGCACGGACATCGGTGAGTTCAAGGGCTCCCGGCTGCCGCACGAGTTCGCGGTCGGCCATCTGCTGAAGCCGAGCGGCAATGTGCTGGCCGTCCGGGTGCACCAGTGGTCGGCGGGCTCGTACCTGGAGGACCAGGACCAGTGGTGGCTGCCCGGCATCTTCCGGGACGTCACCCTGCTGCACCGCCCGGCGGGCAGCGTCCTCGACTTCTTCGTGCACGCCTCCTACGACCATGTGGGCGGCCTCGGGACCCTGCGCGTCGACTCCGACGTCGACGGCCGGGTCACCGTGCCCGCCCTGGACATCGATGTCGCGACGGGCGAGCCGGTGACGGTCGCCGTGGAGCCGTGGACCGCCGAGACCCCCCGGTTGTACGACGGTGAGCTGGTCACGGAGGGCGAGCGCGTCCCGCTGCGCATCGGCTTCCGTACGGTCGTGCTGGAGGACGGCCTGATCAAGGTCAACGGCAGGGCGATCCTCTTCAAGGGCGTCAACCGGCACGAATGGCACCCGGAGCGGGGCCGCGCCCTCGACCTGGAAACCATGCGCGAGGACGTGCTGCTGATGAAGCGGCACAACCTCAACGCCGTGCGCACCTCGCACTACCCGCCGCACCCCGCCTTCCTCGACCTGTGCGACGAGTACGGCCTGTGGGTCATCGACGAGTGCGACCTGGAGACGCACGGCTTCACCGAGCAGAACTGGCGGGACAACCCCGTCGACGACGAGCGCTGGACCCCGGCCCTCCTGGACCGCGCGGCCCGCATGGTCGAGCGCGACAAGAACCACCCCTCGGTCGTGATGTGGTCGCTGGGCAACGAGTGCGGCACCGGCCGCGGCCTCACCGCCATGGCCGAGTGGATCCACGGCCGCGACGGCTCCCGCCTGGTGCACTACGAGGGCGACTGGGACTGCCGGGACACGGACGTCTACTCCCGGATGTACGCCGACCACGCCGAGACCGAGCGCATCGGCCAGGGCCTGGACGGCGGCACGCAGAAGCGCCGGGGTCTGCCCTTCATCCAGTGCGAGTACGGGCACGCCATGGGCAACGGCCCGGGCGGACTCGCCGACTACCAGCGGCTCTTCGAGGCGCACGACCGCATCCAGGGCGGCTTCATCTGGGAGTGGATCGACCACGGCGTCACCCACGCGGAGCTGGGCTTCGCGTACGGCGGCGACTTCGGTGAGGAGCTGCACGACGGGAACTTCGTCTGCGACGGCCTGGTCTTCCCGGACCGCAGGCCCTCCCCCGGCCTGGTCGAGTTCAAGAAGGTCATCGAGCCGGTCCGTATCGAGGGCGACGGCGTGGCGGGAACGGTACGGGTACGCAACGCCCACGACTTCGCCGATCTGTCCTCCCTCGCCTTCGAGTGGTCGTACCAGGTCGACGGTGAGACGGTCGAGTCCGGTCCGCTGGCGGTGCCCGCGCTGGCAGCCGGCGAGTCGGCCGAGGTGAAGCTGCCGCAGCCGCCGGCGGGCGGTTCGGGCGGCGAGGCCCAGTGGACCGTACGGGCGCTGCTGGCCGAGGACACGGGGTGGGGCCGGAAGGGCCACCAGGTGGCGTGGGCCCAACTTCCGGTCCTGGAGCGCCCGTTGCCGTCCGTCGCGCCGAGCGACCGGCCGACGGCGAGCGAGAAGCTGATCACCCTCGGTCCGGCCTCCTTCGATGTCCGCACGGGCGCGCTGAAGACCATCGGCGGTGTCGATGTGACCGGGCTGCGTCTGGACGTGTGGCGGGCGCCGACCGACAACGACGCGGGGGCCGCCTGGCAGCCCGATCTGCGCTACGGCCTGCTGTGGCGCAAGTACGGCCTCCACCGCATGCGGCACCGGCTGGACGCCGTCGAGGCGGGCGAGGACGCGCTGACGGTGCGGACCCGGGTGGCGCCGGCCGCCTGGGAGATCGGCCTGAACACCGTGTACCGGTGGACCTCGGACGGGACGCGACTGAAGCTGACCGTGTCAGTGACGCCGGACGGCGACTGGACCGTGCCGCTCCCCCGGCTCGGCATCCGCTTCGGGCTCTCCTCCGCCGACGCCGTGCAGTGGTACGGCGGCGGCCCCGGCGAGGGCTACCCGGACACCAAGTCGGCCTCGATGCTGGGCCGTTGGCACGCCTCCGTGGACGAGCTGCAGACCCCGTACGTCCGGCCGCAGGAGAACGGCGCCCGGCCCGACGTCCGCTGGGCGGAGCTGGGTGGGCTGCGGATCGACGGCGACCCGGAGTTCTGGTTCACCGCCCGGCGCTGGACAAGCGAACAGCTGGACGCCGCCGAGCATCTGACGGACCTTGAGGCCGGGGACACGGTGTGGGTCAACCTCGACCACGGGCAGATGGGGATCGGTTCGCAGTCGTGCGGACCGGGCGCGCTGCCCCAGTACCACCTGCTCGCTCGTCCTGCGGAGTTCTCGTTCGTGTTCTCGGCGACTCGCTGA
- a CDS encoding carbohydrate ABC transporter permease, giving the protein MTTTTTPPADQVDVSAKPRRVRRGGVIGSTGLYIATGVAALLFLIPFYLIVRNALSTDPEITGEEWQWFPTDIQWGNISKPFDDPTVDFARSLWNSAVVGVLHTAGTLLVCSLAGYGLARIPFKHANKVFYAVLVTLMVPTAVTFVPSFVLVSSLGWVDTYRGLIIPGLFSGFTCFLFRQYFLGFPKELEEAARVDGLGYMGAYWRVVVPNSLNFFAAIATITFISGWNSFLWPLVIGQDPSAWTVQVALSNYMTGQSVTYHLIFMATAISILPLVFVFLFLQRWLVQGIAQTGIKG; this is encoded by the coding sequence GTGACCACCACCACGACACCTCCGGCGGACCAGGTCGACGTGTCGGCCAAGCCGCGTCGCGTCCGGCGCGGCGGCGTGATCGGCTCGACCGGTCTCTACATCGCCACCGGCGTCGCCGCCCTGCTCTTCCTCATCCCCTTCTATCTGATCGTCCGCAACGCGCTGTCCACCGACCCCGAGATCACGGGCGAGGAGTGGCAGTGGTTCCCCACCGACATCCAGTGGGGCAACATCAGCAAGCCGTTCGACGACCCGACGGTCGACTTCGCGCGCTCGCTGTGGAACTCGGCGGTCGTCGGCGTCCTGCACACCGCGGGCACACTGCTGGTCTGCTCGCTGGCTGGATACGGCCTGGCCCGCATCCCGTTCAAGCACGCCAACAAGGTCTTCTACGCCGTCCTCGTGACCCTGATGGTCCCCACCGCGGTGACCTTCGTGCCCAGCTTCGTCCTGGTCTCCTCGCTCGGCTGGGTGGACACCTACCGGGGTCTCATCATTCCGGGGCTCTTCAGTGGTTTCACCTGCTTCCTGTTCCGGCAGTACTTCCTGGGGTTCCCCAAGGAGCTGGAGGAGGCGGCGCGGGTGGACGGGCTCGGTTACATGGGCGCGTACTGGCGGGTCGTCGTACCCAACTCGCTGAACTTCTTCGCCGCGATCGCGACGATCACGTTCATCAGCGGGTGGAACTCCTTCCTGTGGCCCCTGGTCATCGGTCAGGACCCGAGCGCGTGGACCGTCCAGGTCGCGCTCTCGAACTACATGACCGGCCAGAGCGTCACCTACCACCTGATCTTCATGGCCACGGCCATCTCGATCCTGCCCCTGGTGTTCGTGTTCCTCTTCCTCCAGCGCTGGCTGGTGCAGGGCATCGCGCAGACTGGGATCAAGGGCTAG